The Eubacterium ventriosum genome includes the window CCGTAATACTTTAATGACTTGTTCATTACAATCTGAACAATCATCATGGCAAGCTGATTAAGTCCCTGCGCCATTCCCAAATGTAATGTTCTAAAAACAAATTCTTTGCAAGGTATTAAATGCTTACGTTCTATCTTAGCTGTTTTGTAATGACGCATATACCACACTACCATCATAAAAGACACAATCTGTCCTATAACAGTTGCAAGAGCTGCTCCTGACATTCCCCATCCAAATCTCATTACAAATAAATAATCTAATATAACATTAATAATTGCTCCCACAAGGTTGCAATACATTGAAAATTTAGGGCTGCCGTCTGCTCTTACAAGATGTGAGCCTCCATTGGCTACCATTACAAATGGGAAGCCAAAAGCAACCACTCCCACATACTCTTTTGCGTAAGGCAAAACTGAGTCAGGTGAACCGAAAAACTTAAGCAAAGGTTCCATAAAAAAAAGTGAGATTAATGCTATTACCACACCTACTCCAAACATTACCGTAAGTGCATTTCCAATAAAATACATAGCCTTCTTCTTATCTCCTGCACCCATATTAAGGTTAAACCCTGCCGCACCACCAATTCCCAGTGCAAGCATTGCGGCAAGACACATAGTTGTTAGGGGAAATGCTATATTTGTTGCTGCATTACCTAACTCACCAACAGTTCTTCCTATAAAGAATTGGTCAACAATATTATATAAAGAAGTTACAAGCATTGATATAATGCTTGGTATTGCAAACTTTCTTAAAAGCCTTCCAACCGGCTCTGTTCCCAATGGATTAACTTTATCTTTTTCCATATTGATTTCCTTTCCCAAATTGCATTTTTTGGCAAAGCGCCAGCGCTATTAATAATACCACTTTTACATATATAATTTCCAGTAAATTAATTAAATTAATAAAAAATATTTAAAATATTTATTTTAGAAGATTGTTATTTTTTTAACATTCTTTTTCTTGTATTGTATTTTCTCCTATGTTATAATTATTTTGATTGCGATTCAATCACGCTATAGATTAACAAAGGAGTAAAAGATGAGAGGAATTTATTCTAATAAAACAGAAATCCGTCACAAGGTATTTACTGAAATTGCCCGTATGGCATATGATGACAGTCCATTGTCACGAATTGAAGATTTACCATATGAAATTGTTCCCGGAGAAATCGGAAAATATTACGATAATATCTTTTTGGAACGTGCCATCGTTGGTGAACGTCTTCGTACAACAATGGGACTTCCTATTAGAAAGATGTCAGAACATGCACCTCTTTCTGAAGGAATTGATGCCAGCGCAATTGACGAGAAATACTACGATCCCCCACTTATTAACATTATTAAGTTTGCATGCCATGCATGTCCTGAGAAACGTGTTTTTATTACAAACGCATGTCAGGGATGTTTAGAGCATCCTTGTATTGAGGTTTGTCCTAAAGATGCAATTAAGATGGTTAAAGGCCGTTCTGTAATCGACCAGGACAAATGTATAAAGTGCGGTAAATGTGCCAGTGCCTGCCCATACAATGCAGTTGTAAAACAGGAACGTCCATGTGCCAAAGCTTGTGGCATGAACGCCATTAAGTCAGACGAATATGGTAGAGCTGATATTGATTATGATCAATGTGTATCCTGTGGTATGTGTTTAGTAAGTTGTCCTTTTAGTGCAATTGTGGACAAGAGTCAGATTTATCAGACTGTTCTTGCATTAAAAAGTGAAGCACCGGTTTATGCTGCCATTGCTCCATCATTTGTACGTCAGTTTGGTGCTGATGTTACACCTGAAATGGTTCGTGCCGCATTAAAAGTATTAGGTTTTGAAGACATGGTTGAAGTTGCCATTGGTGCTGACCTTTGTTCTTTACAGGAAGCTGAGGACTTTCTTGAAAATGTTCCTGCCAATCAGAAATGGATGGGAACTTCATGTTGTCCTGCATGGTCAGTTATGGCTAAGAAGACTTTGCCTGAATATGCCCATTATATTTCAATGTCACTTACACCTATGGTTCTTACTGCAAGAATGATTAAAAAACAACATCCTGAATGTAAGGTTGTATTTATCGGACCTTGTGCTGCCAAGAAATTAGAGGCAAGCAGACGTTCAGTACGAAGCGATGTTGATTTTGTATTAACTTTTGAAGAAACAATGGGATTATTTGATGCCAAAGCTGTTGACTTTAAATCTCTTGAAGTTGAAGAACCACTTCAGACATCAAGTGCACTTGGAAAAGGATTTGCTTCAAGTGGTGGTGTTGCCCAGGCTGTTGTTAAGGTTATTAATG containing:
- a CDS encoding MATE family efflux transporter, producing the protein MEKDKVNPLGTEPVGRLLRKFAIPSIISMLVTSLYNIVDQFFIGRTVGELGNAATNIAFPLTTMCLAAMLALGIGGAAGFNLNMGAGDKKKAMYFIGNALTVMFGVGVVIALISLFFMEPLLKFFGSPDSVLPYAKEYVGVVAFGFPFVMVANGGSHLVRADGSPKFSMYCNLVGAIINVILDYLFVMRFGWGMSGAALATVIGQIVSFMMVVWYMRHYKTAKIERKHLIPCKEFVFRTLHLGMAQGLNQLAMMIVQIVMNKSLKYYGGLSIYGASIPIACAGIIMKVNQLYFSICIGVAQGIQPIASFNTGAGNYDRVKKTYKIAVTCNTVVSTIAFLIFQLFPRQIIGIFGSGSNEYFMFAEKFFRIFLFMTFLNGIQPITSTFCTVIGEPNKGTFLSLTRQIIFLLPLLVILPIIFIKIGLEGVEGIMFSAPIADFVAAVISLIVINGVFKNFEKKSGR
- a CDS encoding 4Fe-4S dicluster domain-containing protein, whose protein sequence is MRGIYSNKTEIRHKVFTEIARMAYDDSPLSRIEDLPYEIVPGEIGKYYDNIFLERAIVGERLRTTMGLPIRKMSEHAPLSEGIDASAIDEKYYDPPLINIIKFACHACPEKRVFITNACQGCLEHPCIEVCPKDAIKMVKGRSVIDQDKCIKCGKCASACPYNAVVKQERPCAKACGMNAIKSDEYGRADIDYDQCVSCGMCLVSCPFSAIVDKSQIYQTVLALKSEAPVYAAIAPSFVRQFGADVTPEMVRAALKVLGFEDMVEVAIGADLCSLQEAEDFLENVPANQKWMGTSCCPAWSVMAKKTLPEYAHYISMSLTPMVLTARMIKKQHPECKVVFIGPCAAKKLEASRRSVRSDVDFVLTFEETMGLFDAKAVDFKSLEVEEPLQTSSALGKGFASSGGVAQAVVKVINEMRPDMEVKTVKAEGLAECKKMLMMAKAGKYDGYLLEGMACPGGCVGGAGVLSDARKTAMDLQKDMARSELKDPTETQYKDFLELITSED